In the Breoghania sp. genome, CCGCGGCAAAGGTGCTTGCGCTGCTGTCCGCCTGATACGGGATCCCCTAGTCTAAAAAGACAAAAGGCGCAGGGCCATCGGCCTCTGCGCCTTTTGTTTATCCGCGTGTCGTTGGCGCTTATACGTCGAAGGGGGGTAACTGCGAGAAGGCATCGCGCAGGGCATCCGACCACGATTGCGAGAGATCGCGGAAATAGGCGTCATCCGGCTCGATGCGGGTCTGACGGCTGACCTCCAGCGTTCCGGTGTTGTAGAGCAGCATGTCGATGGGCATGCCCACGGAGAGGTTGGAGCGCAATGTGGAATCGAAGGAAATCAGCACCAGCTTTGCCGCATCGCCAAGCGTCATGTCCGCCCTCGTGACCCTATCGAGGATCGGCTTTCCGTATTTGTGCTCGCCGATCTGCAGGAAGGGCGTGTCTTCGGTGGCCTCGATGAAATTGCCCGCGGCATAGATCTGGAAGAGCCGCGGCGGCTCGTTGCCGATCTGCCCCCCCAGAAGGAAGGACACGCCGAAATTCTCGCTGTTGGCGGCGAGCGCTTCGCCGTCGATGGCCTTCACGTCGCGCACCGCCTGGCCGACCACGCGCGCGACCTGGAACATGGTGGTCGCGTTCATGATCGTCGGCTGGGTCAGGGTCTCGTCGTGGGAGCGTTCCTGCAGCAGCGAAATGACGGATTGGGTAACCGCAAGGTTGCCCGCCGCGCACAGGGCAATGACGCGATCGCCCTTCTTTTCGAAGATGTGAAGCTTGCGAAAGGTGGCGATATTGTCGAGCCCCGCATTGGTGCGGGTATCGGCTGCGAATACCAGACCACGGTCAAGCCGCAAGGCGACGCAATAGGTCATTTCCAGTCCTCAAAACGCCGACCTCAACCGTCCTGCTCGCCCTTGACGGGTGCGGGTGTCCGGCAGCGTCAGTTGTCCAAACATCTGTCGGGATTTGATATCCGCGCCGACCCGCGGTCCTTCGCCCCAAAGAGTTGCCAGTTTCCACGCAACGTGTCGCCCGGTGACGAGCGGGCGGATAATGACCTTTCACGCGGCAGCCCGCCAATCGGGACCAATGCG is a window encoding:
- a CDS encoding proteasome-type protease — translated: MTYCVALRLDRGLVFAADTRTNAGLDNIATFRKLHIFEKKGDRVIALCAAGNLAVTQSVISLLQERSHDETLTQPTIMNATTMFQVARVVGQAVRDVKAIDGEALAANSENFGVSFLLGGQIGNEPPRLFQIYAAGNFIEATEDTPFLQIGEHKYGKPILDRVTRADMTLGDAAKLVLISFDSTLRSNLSVGMPIDMLLYNTGTLEVSRQTRIEPDDAYFRDLSQSWSDALRDAFSQLPPFDV